One segment of Macrobrachium rosenbergii isolate ZJJX-2024 chromosome 25, ASM4041242v1, whole genome shotgun sequence DNA contains the following:
- the LOC136852224 gene encoding uncharacterized protein, translated as MDRCTAGNWKYQLPWVLLGLRTTPRANDDPSKAEKFYGESLVVPGELITQDRDNLTAQKLRDRVGKFAPCQRTYTDRTSPFMPPGLSSTTHVFLWNDAVHPPLTRPYRGPFLALERNKKAFWVAIHGKDDWVSIDRLKPAILEEDVNGTPQAPLQETSPHPPTLLTRKSHGCPWKGLGPGRESTNHSRTQHARVERTPHLASRSRVPLRRPSRYLP; from the coding sequence atggatCGTTGCACTGCCGGAAATTGGAAGTatcagctgccctgggtcctcctcgggttgaggaccacccccagagccaacgacGACCCGTCCAAAGCAGAAAAATTCTATGGGGAGTCCCTCGTTGTCCCAGGCGAACTCATCACGCAGGACCGGGACAACCTAACAGCACAGAAGCTCCGcgacagggttggaaagttcgccccctgccagcggacgtataccgacaggacgtccccctttatgcctcccggtctgtcctccaccacccacgtcttcctCTGGAACGATGCCGTCCACCCGCCCTTAAcaaggccctacagggggcctttcctcgcgctggagagaaacaaaaaggctttCTGGGTGGCCATCcatgggaaggacgactgggtgtcgatagaccgcctcaagcccgcaatCCTGGAGGAAGACGTAAACGGCACTCCCCAGGCCCCCCTGCAGGAGACATcgccccacccacccaccctgcTCACAAGGAAGTCGCACGGGTGCCCCTGGAAAGGTCTGGGCCCAGGCAGGGAGTCTACCAACCACTCCCGCACGCAACACGCCAGAGTCGAACGCACCCCCCACCTGGCATCAAGGAGCCGCGTCCCTctccgccgccccagcagatacttgccatga
- the LOC136852225 gene encoding uncharacterized protein translates to MAAEAPRSLTPVGFYVHDTISGRMMLIDTGTMRSVFPPSREDRKCPPDPAAPLTAANGSPILSYGTKLLSVSIPSWRYKWNFIVADVRTPLLGADFLAHFRLAVDVSCKRLLDTESCQSLPLAPGPSAPTVCSIAPHQYASLLKEFPEVFKPKLHLVPGAPAKHGIYHHIKTRGPPTHAKSRRFPPQRLQEAKNAFTGMEHMGMCRKAPSPWASPLHMVQKPDGSWRPSGDYR, encoded by the coding sequence atggcagcagaagcaccCAGGAGCCTCACACCGGTAGGGTTCTACGTccacgacaccatctccggcaggatgatgctgatcgacacaggaaccatgcggtcagtgttcccgccttccagagaggaccgcaaatgcCCGCCAGACCCGGCTGCCCCCCTGAcagctgccaacgggtcccccatcctctcctatggcaccaagcttcTGTCGGTCTCCATCCCGAGCTGGaggtacaagtggaacttcatcgtcgcggatgtGAGGACCCCACttctgggtgcggacttcctggcccacttcagactggcagttGATGTCAgctgcaaacgcctgctggacaccgagtcctgccagtccctgcccctggcGCCGGGCCCCAGCGCGCCCACAGTATGTTCCATTgctccccaccagtacgcctccctcctgaaggaattccctgagGTGTTCAAGCCCAAACTTCATCTGGTGCCCGGAGCCCCTGCCAAGCATGGaatttaccaccacatcaagacgaGGGGCCCCCCGACGCACGCAAAGTCCCGGAGGTTTCCCCCTCAGCGGCTTCAAGAGGCCAAGAATGCTTTCACCGGGATGGAGCATATGGGTATGTGCAGAAAGGcccccagcccgtgggcctctccccttcacatggtgcagaaaccggacggctcctggagaccctccGGCGACTACAGGTAG